A part of Aegilops tauschii subsp. strangulata cultivar AL8/78 chromosome 2, Aet v6.0, whole genome shotgun sequence genomic DNA contains:
- the LOC109756652 gene encoding uncharacterized protein: MDVHRAESPHTGAAALDPRRAEAANRHVRALNAQFASWVQSQLQNHPAELWEDGVKDYLSHASEIMENFKDVVNWLRQNKAGTTAVSSPSPANEEKTTTPATVNSKFMVQPGSDNGQKSPTTGASSLAFQNSSSPNMFSLPSQKKTTPFGGIFDNKDTPGDSSKSTFQFGGNNGFSTPTNTPGDSSKSTFQFGGNNGFSTPTTPSIFSTPGSSFNMPTSTLFSMNQQPIFTGSGNSKAAEASADADEDAEAEQPSSPSVKKAEEKGIVVVHEAKCKVYVKHDDATKGWKDIGVGQLSIRCKEGAEKASKESTPTVVIRNDVGKILLNAMIYKGIKMSVQKNTVASIFHTSDAQSESDGGNVVARTYLLRLKNEEAATNLSAVIKENAPLD; encoded by the exons ATGGACGTTCACAGGGCAGAGTCTCCCCATACAGGAGCCGCTGCTCTAGACCCTCGACGGGCCGAGGCCGCCAACAGGCACGTGAGGGCACTAAATGCCCAGTTTGCAAG CTGGGTTCAATCGCAGTTGCAAAACCATCCAGCTGAACTTTGGGAGGATGGCGTGAAAGATTACTTATCCCATGCTTCTGAAATAATG GAAAATTTCAAGGATGTTGTCAATTGGCTTAGGCAGAATAAAGCAGGCACGACAGCTGTTTCATCCCCAAGTCCAGCCAATGAGGAGAAGACTACTACGCCAGCAACTGTCAATAGCAAGTTTATGGTACAGCCAGGATCAGATAATGGACAGAAGAGTCCAACTACAGGAGCCAGCTCCCTAGCTTTTCAGAACTCAAGCTCACCGAATATGTTCTCACTCCCTTCTCAGAAGAAAACGACACCTTTTGGCG GCATATTTGATAACAAGGACACGCCTGGCGACAGCAGCAAATCGACTTTCCAGTTTGGTGGAAATAACGGCTTTTCAACACCAACTAACACGCCTGGCGATAGCAGCAAATCGACTTTCCAGTTTGGTGGAAATAACGGCTTTTCAACACCAACTACTCCGTCCATTTTTTCTACCCCTGGTTCCAGTTTTAACATGCCAACCTCAACACTGTTTTCAATGAACCAGCAACCAATTTTCACTG GATCAGGAAACAGCAAAGCTGCTGAAGCTTCAGCTGATGCGGATGAAG ATGCTGAAGCCGAGCAACCAAGCAGCCCTTCTGTAAAGAAAGCAGAAGAGAAAGGAATAGTTGTCGTTCATGAAGCCAAATGCAAGGTGTATGTGAAG CATGATGATGCTACCAAGGGTTGGAAAGACATTGGTGTCGGTCAGCTCTCTATCAGATGTAAAGAGGGTGCAGAGAAAGCTTCAAAAGAGTCCACCCCAACAGTtgttatcagaaatgat GTCGGCAAGATTCTTCTGAATGCTATGATCTACAAGGGGATAAAAATGAGTGTTCAAAAGAACACGGTTGCCTCGATATTTCACACTTCA GATGCGCAGTCTGAATCAGATGGTGGCAATGTTGTAGCTCGAACATACTTACTCCGACTGAAAAACGAAGAGGCGGCTACAAACTTGTCAGCGGTGATCAAAGAGAACGCGCCGCTGGACTGA
- the LOC109756656 gene encoding uncharacterized protein — MLRALFLLLATAAPLSGHAAAGTGSGDKPTPPCSPADRAALLGFKAGITVDTTGILATWAGDDCCGGGWEGVACAAATGRVVSLRLQSQPGRYMNGTISPSIGGLEFLESLVVRDMGRIGGVIPDALSRLVRLQQLYLEGNALAGGVPGKVLSRMTSLRYLSLAGNRLEGRLPREHGDVRGLQQINLAGNRLTGGIPSSYGSLSSLEYLDMSSNLLSGVVPEFLGRFKNLALLDLSNNSFSGEMPASLGGLRHLADLSLSHNKIAGRIPPQIGSLRSLSSLALDDNLLVGPIPKSLFGLPKLWRLDLSKNKLTSALPDFAGGGSLKWLDVSRNAIGGQIPSSISKLGDLERLDISRNRVGGVIPATMAAMASLEWLDLSSNAIVGRIPDNFTGMTGVRHASFRGNKLCGRIPQAPPFNRFPAAAYAHNLCLCGKPLPPCRKIS; from the coding sequence ATGCTTCGTGCTCTGTTTCTCTTGCTTGCCACCGCCGCCCCACTGTCCGGCCATGCGGCCGCCGGCACCGGCAGCGGCGACAAGCCGACCCCGCCGTGCTCGCCCGCCGACCGTGCCGCCCTGCTCGGCTTCAAGGCCGGCATCACCGTGGACACCACGGGCATCCTGGCCACGTGGGCCGGCGACGACTGCTGCGGCGGCGGGTGGGAGGGCGTGgcctgcgccgccgccaccgggaGGGTCGTGTCGCTGCGCCTGCAGTCGCAGCCGGGTCGATACATGAACGGCACCATCTCCCCCTCCATCGGCGGCCTCGAGTTCCTGGAGTCCCTGGTGGTCCGCGACATGGGGCGGATCGGAGGCGTCATCCCGGACGCGCTCTCGCGGCTGGTGCGCCTCCAGCAGCTCTACCTCGAGGGCAACGCGCTGGCCGGCGGCGTCCCCGGGAAGGTGCTGTCCAGGATGACCTCCCTCCGCTACCTCTCGCTCGCCGGCAACCGGCTGGAGGGCCGGCTGCCGCGGGAGCACGGGGATGTTCGCGGTCTCCAGCAGATCAACCTCGCCGGGAACCGCCTCACCGGCGGGATCCCGTCGAGCTACGGGAGCCTGTCCAGCCTGGAGTACCTCGACATGAGCAGCAACCTTTTGTCAGGCGTCGTCCCGGAATTTCTTGGGCGGTTCAAGAACCTGGCGCTGCTGGACTTGAGCAACAACAGCTTCTCCGGCGAGATGCCGGCGTCGCTCGGCGGCCTGCGGCACCTCGCCGACCTGTCGCTGAGCCACAACAAGATCGCCGGCAGGATTCCACCGCAGATCGGCAGCCTCCGGTCTCTGAGTTCTCTCGCCCTCGACGACAACCTGCTCGTAGGCCCCATTCCGAAGTCACTGTTCGGCCTGCCGAAGCTGTGGCGCCTCGACCTGTCCAAGAACAAGCTCACCAGCGCGCTGCCTGACTTCGCCGGCGGCGGGAGCCTGAAGTGGCTCGACGTGTCGAGGAACGCCATCGGTGGCCAGATACCGAGCTCGATCTCGAAGCTCGGGGACCTAGAGAGGCTGGACATCTCCCGGAACAGAGTCGGGGGCGTCATCCCGGCAACCATGGCGGCCATGGCGAGCTTGGAGTGGCTGGACCTCTCCAGCAACGCCATCGTCGGGAGGATACCGGACAACTTCACTGGAATGACGGGCGTCCGGCACGCGAGCTTCAGAGGGAACAAGCTGTGCGGGCGGATACCGCAGGCCCCGCCGTTCAACCGGTTCCCCGCGGCGGCGTACGCGCACAACCTGTGCCTGTGCGGCAAGCCGCTGCCGCCGTGCAGGAAGATTAGTTAG